The DNA region CCACGGAATGTCCTTCTCCATGTCCCAGCGGACAGCTTCGAGCGACCTGTAAAGTTCCGGATAAAGCATGGTGTTCATGATGGTCCCACCCCTGTTCTGCGCAATGCGACTTCTCTAAACGTGACTGTTGCCGCGTACGCGCGCGAGCGCGCTTTTCGCAGCCAAGACTCTAATTTTACGCGGGAATCCAGCCGCCGGACGCAGATTCCGCATCCGGCTGCCAGGCGGCCGCGCCGCCGCCTCGACGCACGCCGCAGCCCCGCTCCGCTCGAACGGAACCGGCCGCGCGTGCCTCATGTGGGGGCCGGCGCAAGCCGGCTCGTTGACGAGCCGGCCCCGGCGTCACACGGCTCCCGGACGGGTTCCCCGTACGGCTGCCGGACGGGTTCCCCGTACGGCTGCCGGACGGCAGGCTGCTCGATATGGTGTATACGGCGGCGGCCATGATAGCACGCACCCATGACGGTTCCGAGACGCCGGGCCGGTCGTGCGCCGCCCACGGCGGTGCGGCGATCGGTCGCGGGCGGGCGTCGCGAAAACGCAACCGATCTGTAAGGCGCATTTGCTTCCGCGCCGTTTCCGGCAGCCAGATTCGCATCAGACCCGTATTTCACCCGTCGCGATACCGCCATCCGGCGGCATGCCGGTGGGCGGTGCGCTGCAGCCATCGGCCCCCGCGATCCACTCCGCCAGCGTGTCGCGCTGCGCGCGCCCGTCGCGGTAGCCGAGCTCGATCAGCTCGCGCGTGAACGCCTCCTCGAACAGCAGGTAGCTCGCGAACGACGCGCCGGCCGGCTGGCTGCCGCCGATCGCGCCGAGCAGCCCGCGCATCGTCGCCGGCATCTGCTTCAGGTGCTTCGCGGCGATCAGCTCGATGCGCTCGGACGGCGCGATCGCGAGCACGTCCACATGCCGCCAGCCGCTGTCCACTTCCACCTGCTGCGGCAGGTGCTCGATCATCCGGTTGATGTGCTCGATGCGCTCGATGTCCGCGCCGATCGAGTCGAGAAACACGCTCGCGAGCACCTGCTGGCCGATCTGCGCGAGCGTCGGATAGCCGCGCACCCGTCCCGAACCGTTCGCGGCGGGAATCTCGGGCCGCGGATCGGCCGCGCCGATCACGACGATCCGGTTCGCGCCGAAATGGATCGCCGGCGACAGCGGCGCGACCTGCCGGATCGACCCGTCGCCGAAGTATTCGACCTGTCCGTCGAGCACGAGCGGCACGGCCGGGAACACGAACGGAATGGCCGACGACGCGAGCAGGTGCGACGCCGACAGGTCGACGAGCCGCGCGGTGCGCTGCGCGCGCCGCCATGCCTGGATCGGCTCGGCGGCCTGGTAGAAGGTCAGGTGCCGCCCGCTCGAATAGCTGAGCGCCGTGATCGACAGCGCATGCAGCAGCCGGCTCTCGAGCATCTGCTCGATCCGGTGGAAACTCAGCTCGCGCTGGAGCAGGTGCGCGAGCGGCGCGTTGTCGAGCAGCCCGCGCGGCGAACGGCGTGCCGCCCAGCCGAAACTCATCGCCGCGAGCCAGCGTGCACCGGCCGCCGCGATGCCGAGCCAGTCGGTGCGATACACGTAGTCCGCGCGCAGCGGCTCCCAGAATTCGAGCAGGCGCCGCACGCCGTGCGAAAAATCGTCCGCGTGGCTCGCGATCGACGTTGCATTGATCGCGCCGGCCGACGAGCCGCATACGACCGAAAACGGCACCGTATGCCGCTGCGGATCGGCCTCGCGCGCGATCTCGGCCAGCGCCTTCAGCACGCCGACCTGGTAGGCGGCGCGAGCGCCGCCCCCCATCAGAACGAGCGCGAGCCGCATGATCGACCTGCCATCCGGTTCGCGTCAGGTCGAGCGCTTCGGCGGACGAGTTTCGGGCGACGAAGCGGCCGCCGCGCGCGCCGCGGCCGAACCGGACGGCTTCGCGCGCTTCGCGGCCGGCTTGCGCGGCGCGGCGGCAGCGGCCGGTGCGGGCGGTTCTGCCGGCGTCGTCGGCGCGGGCTGCGCGGGCGACGCATCGTCCGGCTGATCGCCCTGCACGCCCGGCTGCGTCATCGCAAGGCTCGCGAGCTGGTTGAACTGCGCCTGCAGCAGGTTCCACCAGCCGGCCGGGTCGAACGCCTGCTGCGCGGCGTCGCCGGCCGGCGGCGCGTCGGCAGCGCCAGCACCCGGCGCTTGCTGCGCATCGGCGCGCGGCGCGGACGCCGCTTGCGCGGCGGCGATCGCGGCTTCCTCGGCCGCCGACATCGAGCTCTGCGCGAATGCGCCGAACGCACGCAGCGTCGCGAGCGTCGCGCGCTGCACCTCGAGCGCCTGGATCGCGGACTGCAGCATCCCGAGATTGAGCTTGAGCCATTGCTCGACCGCGCGCAGATCGGTGATCCGCTTGTCGAGCTCCTCGACGCTCGTGAGCGGCGCCATCATGTCGGACATGCTCGACAGCGACGGCGGCAACCCCGAGGCGGCGCCCGGAAACGACGCCATCCCGCCGAACGGCGACATCCGCATCATGTCCCACATCCGGTCGAGCATGTCGGCAGGCTTGAAACCGGCAAAGCCGGCGAAAGGATTGGAGCCGGAGGCTTCGTTCGTCATTACGGGCATCCTGGTTGACTGGGTGAGCGAAGCGGCCGGCGCGGGTCGCGCGGCCGCCCTGGTTCGATGATAGCGCGCGTCAGAACGGTGCGTCGCCGGGGAAGTCGGGCGGGCGCCGCTCGCGCAGCGAGCGGATGCCTTCCTGCACGTCGGGCCCCGAGAAGCCCATGAATTCGAGCGCGAGCGACGTATCGAACGTCGGCCCGGCGCTGCGCAGCCAGTTGTTCAGCGCGTACTTGGTCCAGCGGATCGCCGACTGCGACCCGTGCGCGAGCCGCTCCGCGACTTCGTACGCCTTCGGCAGCAGGTCGGCCGACTCGACCGCGAGCGACACGAGGCCGATCCGCTCGGCTTCCTCGCCGCTCACCGGCTCGCACAGCAGCAGGTAGTACTTCGCCTTCGCCATCCCACACAGCAGCGGCCACACGATCGCCGCATGATCGCCGGCCGCGACGCCGAGCCGCGTATGACCGTCGATGATGCGCGCATCCTTCGCGGCGATCGAGATGTCGGCGAGCAGCCCGGCGACGAGCCCCGCGCCGACGGCCGGGCCATGCATCGCGGAGACGATCGGCTTGCTGCAGTTGATCACGTTGTAGACGAGGTCGCGCGCTTCGCGCCACACGCGGGCGCGCACGTCGAAGTCGTTCGCCATCGCGTCGACGAGCGCGAGATCGCCGCCCGCCGAAAAGCCCTTGCCCTCGCCGCGGATCACCGCGACGCGCGTGTCGGGATCGCGGTCGACGTCGCGCCAGATGTCGGCGAGTTCGCGATGCATGCGTTCGTTCGCGGTCGCGAGGCCGCTGCGATTCGCGCCCTCGCCGCTCATCACGATATCGAGCACGCCATGCTCGCGGCGCGTCACCTTCAATGCTTCGTAACCGCCGTATGCGGCAAGATCGGCCATGCGCAGCTCCCGGTGCTTGAGGCGTTTGAAACGCCTGAATCGAGTGTAGCCAAGCCCGCGCGGGCAAACATCGGGCGAAACCCGGCGCGCGGGCCGGGAGCCGGGCTTCGCGCGTGCGTCAGGCCGCGCCGTCGGGCGGTGCGACCGACTGCTCGATCGCGCCGAAGATCGACTTGCCGGCCGCGTCGAACATCTCGATGCGCACGGTGTCGCCATAGCGCATGAATTCGGTCTGCGGCGCGCCGTGCTCGATCGTCTCGAGGCAGCGCTTCTCGGCGATGCAGCAATAGCCGCGCTTCGCGTCCTTGTTCGACACGGTGCCCGAGCCGACGATCGAGCCGGCACGCAGGTTGCGCGTCTTCGCCGCATGCGCGATCAACTGGCCGAAGTGGAACACCATGTCGGTGCCCGCGTCGGGCTGGCCGACCTTCCTGCCGTTCCAGTGGACGATCATCGGCCGATGCACGCGGCCTTCGCGCCATTCGTCGCCGAGCTCGTCGAGCGTCACCGCGACCGGTGCGAACGCGGTGGCCGGCTTGCTCTGGAAGAAGCCGAAGCCTTTCGCGAGCTCGGCCGGAATCAGGTTGCGCAACGACACGTCGTTCACCAGCGTGACGAGCCGCACGGCCTTCAGCGCGTCGTCGGGCGATGCGCTCATCGGCACGTCGCCGGTGATCACCGCGACTTCGGCCTCGAAATCGATGCCCCACTCCTCGGACGCGCACACGATGTCGTCGCGCGCGCCGAGGAAGTCGTCGCTGCCGCCCTGGTACATCAGCGGATCGGTCCAGAACTCCGGCGGCATCTCGGCGCCGCGCGCGCGGCGCACGAGCTCGACGTGATTCACGTACGCGGAGCCGTCGGCCCACTGGAACGCGCGCGGCAGCGGCGCCATGCAGTTCGCCGGATCGAACGCGAACGCGTTGCGTGCGCGGCCGTGGTTCAGCGCGTCGGACAGGTCGCGCAGTTGCGGCGCGTAGAACGCCCAGTCGTCGAGGACGCGCTGCAGCGTCGGTGCGATCGCATCGGCGATCGCCGCGGTGTGCAGGTCGCGCGACACGACGATCAGCTGGCCGTCGCGCGTGCCGTCCTTCAGCGATGCAAGTTTCATGGGGTGTCTGCCGTTGTAGTGACGATGGAGGGAATCTATTTTACGATGGTGAATCCGCGCGGCGCGCCACGATCGTGCGTGCCGCTTTCGTCCCGACCCTTGCCGCTTCGCCGCGCCCCCGTTGCCCATGCCCGCCAACCCGCTTCCCGACGACGATCTCGCTGATTCCGACACCGACGACACCGGCTCCGGCGAGCATGGCGAAGGCGGCGAGAAGGTCCGCTCCGGCATCCAGTCGATCGAGGTCGGCTTTCGCCTGCTCGAGGTGCTGACGAGCGAGCCGCGCGCGATGATGCTGCGCGATCTCGCGCAGCGCGCGGGCATGAGCCCTGCGAAGGCGCACCGCTACCTGGTGAGCTTCTCGCGGCTCGGTGTCGTGTCGCAGGATCCCGTGTCGGGCCGCTACGAACTCGGCGGCTTCGCGCTGCAGATGGGCCTCGCGCGGCTCGCGCGCGTGGACGGCGTGAAGCTCGCGCGCATCGCGCTGACCGAGTTGCGCGACCGCGTCGACCAGACGGTCGGCATCGCGGTGTGGGGCAATCAGGGCCCGACGATCGTGCACTGGATGGAGTCGAGCCACCCCGCGAAGGCGTCGCTGAAGCTCGGCGACGTGATGCCGCTGCTCGGCTCCGCGACGGGCCTGCTGTTCGCCGCGTACCTGCCGCGCAGCAAGACCGCGGCGATGCTCGAACGCGAACTCGCCGATACGCGCCGCTCGCCGCATCACGGCGGCCCGCGCACGCTCGAGGAAGTCGACGCGGTGCTCGCCGACGTGCGCGCGCATCAGGCCGCGCGCGTCGAAGGGATGCTGCTGCCGACGATCCACGCGTTCTGCATGCCGGTGTTCGATGCGGTCGGCGAACTGGCGCTCGCGATCGTCGCGCTCGGTCAGGAAGGCACGTTCGACATCGCGTGGGGCGGCGAGATGGACACCGCGCTGCGCGCGTGCGCGCAGAAACTGTCTTACGAACTCGGCTATAGTCCGGACGCGCGCGACGCCTGACACGCGACGCGCGCGACACCCGGACGAATGCGCGCGATGCAGCGCGAACGCGCGGCGCGGCCGGCGGTCCGATGGGTGTGACGTGCGATCGTGATGTGCCGTTGCGATGTACGTCATGCACGATCCGCCACGACTGCCCCAACCCTGTTCCGTTTTCGCCGATGCCGCCTGCCGACACCCGTCCTCGTCACGTCCTGCCCCGCCACTGGCTGCGCGCGGGCATCGCGATCGTCGTCGTGCTGGTGCTGCACGCGCTCGCCGCATTGTGGCTCACGCGCAACCGCGAATCGTTCACGCCGCCCGCACCCGCCGAGATCCCGGTGCAGATCGAATTGCTGAAGCCGCAGCCGATCGAGCGCCAGCCCGCGCCGAAGCCGGTCGAACCTCCAGCCGAACATCATGCCGAGCCTGCGCCGGCGAAGCCGGCTCCCGCCGCACCGAAGCTCGCGCCGTCGCCCGAGCCCGTGCTGACGTCGACGCAGACGGCCGAGCACGGCGAGCCGCCGCCGGCCGCCGCCTCCGCCGCGAGCGGCACGGCAGGCGCATCGGGCGCGAATGCGGCACCGGCCGACGGCGCCAGCAGTGCCGCCACGCCGGGCCCCGCGACGAGCGGCGTGAAGTTCGTGGCGCCGTCATCCGGCGATCTGCAATACGATACGTTCTACAACGGGATGCAGAACATGATCGGCACGATCCACTGGCGCACCGACGGACACACCTACGACCTGTCGGTGTCGATGCCCGTGCCGTTCGTCGGTCCGTTCACGTACCGCAGCGAAGGCCGCATCGACGCGTTCGGTGTGGCCCCCGACCGATATGTCGAGAAACGCGGCAAGCGCCCCGAGGACATCGCGATCTTCAACCGCGAGATTCGTCAGGTCGTCTTCACGCGCACGCCGAACAACGCGCCGCTGCCCGACGGCGTGCAGGATCGCTTCAGCATGCTGATGCAGTTGTCGGGGCTCGTGCGCGGCAATCCGTCCGCGTACAAGCCGGGCGTCACGCAACAGTTCTTCGTGATCGACAACAACAGCGGCGAGACCTGGCCGATCACGGTGATCGGCGACGAGGACGTGCAGACGCAAACGGGCATCGTGCGCGCGCGCCACTTCATGCGGTTGCCGCGCCGCGCCGGCGACACGCGCCGCATCGACATGTGGCTCGCGCCGTCGCTCGACTGGTTGCCCGCAAGGCTCGTACAATCGGAACCGAACGGTGCGCAGATCGAATTGCTTTGGCATGGCCGGCTTGCGCCGCCGGACGCACCGGCCGACGGGGTGACGCCACGCGCAACAAATGCGCCCGACAGCGCGCCCGCCAGTACCCCGGCCACCGTGGCACCCGCCGCGGAGCCGGCACAACCGCCACAACCCGCGCCGCCGGCGGACGTGCAACCGTCGGCGCCCACGGGTTCACCGCCTGCGTCGACGCCGCCCGCGCCGTGATGACCAACAGATCGGCAATTTCGACCGATTAAAGTTGTTGGCCGAAAATGGCCGATGACACTCTTTAACAACTATTTCAGTGCACCGGATCACAATAAGAAACGTTTGATAGACATCGGCTTCTAACCAATACACCCCACGCAAACGGGAGAACGGGGTGTGCAGCGCAAGCCCCTTGAAACCGGCACGGCCTGCCCCACCTACGGAGCAACAAGGCCAGATGCCACTGCGAAGAGGAGTGCCGCCATGCAAATGATCTACAACAGCCCCAATTACTGCGTCGTCGAATTTGCGCCGCAGGCCGGTCACCATCTGATGAATGCCGGCGGATACGAAATCGTCGACAAGAACGCGCAGCGCGAAATCTTCATCGACGGCGAACTTGCCGAGCGTTTCCGCGCACACGTGAAGCAGCTGATCGAGGACGAGCCGTCGCTCGACGAAGTGGACGAATTCCTCGGACAGTTCGACAGCCTGATGATGATGCCCGTCGTCCTGCACTGACGACATCCGGTCCGGCGCATCGCCGGGCCCATCGCCGCGCGTTGCGCGGCGCCGCGAGCACTCTGATCCACGCCCCCGTCCGGTTCGCCGGCGGGGGTTTTCGTTTGATGGGGCCCGTGCGCGGCCGGGCGCGCCTTCGTTGCGCGAACAACCCTCGCCCGCGCGCGTCGCGCCGGCCCCGCTGCCCGCGCCGCGCGAGCCCGGGCGGCGCCCCGGCGCACCGGCTACAATGACGGTTTTCCCGTCTTCGCCGGTCTTCCGCCATGTCTGCGACCCCTCTCGCTGCTTCCGTCCCGCTCGACGCGCGCTACACGCGCGGCGCCGAACTGCCCGCGCTGCTGAAATCGCGCATCCTGATCCTCGACGGCGCGATGGGCACGATGATCCAGCGCTACAAACTCGACGAGGCCGCCTATCGCGGCGAGCGCTTCAAGGATTTCCCGCGCGACATCAAGGGCAACAACGAGCTGCTGTCGCTCACGCAGCCGCAGATCATCCGCGAGATCCACGACCAGTACTTCGCGGCCGGCGCGGACATCGTCGAAACCAACACGTTCGGCGCGACGACGGTCGCGCAGGCCGACTACGGGATGGAAGACCTCGTCGTCGAGATGAACGTCGAATCGGCGCGGCTCGCGCGCGAATCGGCCGTGCGCTACGCGACGCCGGACAAACCGCGCTTCGTCGCGGGCGCGATCGGGCCGACGCCGAAGACGGCGAGCATCTCGCCGGACGTCAACGACCCGGGCGCGCGCAACGTCACGTTTGACGAACTGCGCAGCGCGTATTACCAGCAGGCGAAGGCGCTACTCGACGGCGGCGTCGACCTGTTCCTCGTCGAGACGATCTTCGACACGCTGAACGCGAAGGCCGCGCTGTTCGCGCTCGACGAATTGTTCGAGGACACCGGCGAGCGCCTGCCGATCATGATCTCGGGCACCGTGACCGACGCGTCGGGCCGCATCCTGTCGGGCCAGACGGTCGAGGCGTTCTGGAATTCGCTGCGCCACGCGAAGCCGCTCACGTTCGGCCTGAACTGCGCGCTCGGCGCGGCGCTGATGCGCCCGTACATCGCCGAACTCGCGAAGCTGTGCGACACCTACGTGTCGTGCTACCCGAACGCGGGCCTGCCGAACCCGATGAGCGACACCGGTTTCGACGAGACGCCGGACGTCACGTCGGGCCTGCTGAAGGAATTCGCGCAAGCCGGGCTCGTCAACCTCGCGGGCGGCTGCTGCGGCACGACGCCCGAGCACATCGCCGAGATCGCGAAGGCGCTCGCCGACGTGAAACCGCGCCGCTGGCCGAGCCACTACAGCGACGCCGCCTGACCGACCGCCCCAACGCCCGCCCTACCTCACACGAATTCGCACCGCCATGACCGATCACATGATGCGCCTTGCCGGCCTCGAGCCGTTCAACGTCACGTCCGGGACGCTCTTCATCAACGTCGGCGAACGCACCAACGTCACCGGCTCGAAGGCGTTCGCGCGGATGATCCTGAACGGCCAGTTCGACGAGGCGCTCGCCGTCGCGCGCCAGCAGGTCGAGAACGGCGCGCAGGTGATCGACATCAACATGGACGAAGCGATGCTCGATTCGAAGGCGGCGATGGTGCGCTTCCTGAACCTGATCGCATCCGAGCCGGACATCGCGCGCGTGCCGATCATGATCGACTCGTCGAAGTGGGAAGTGATCGAGGCCGGCCTCAAGTGCGTGCAGGGCAAGGCGATCGTGAACTCGATCTCGCTGAAGGAAGGCGAGGAAGCGTTCCGCCATCACGCGAACCTGATCCGCCGCTACGGCGCGGCCGCGGTCGTGATGGCGTTCGACGAGACGGGCCAGGCCGATACCTACGCGCGCAAGACCGAGATCTGCAAGCGCTCGTACGACTTTCTCGTGAACGAAGTCGGCTTCCCGCCGGAAGACATCATCTTCGACCCGAACATCTTCGCGGTCGCGACCGGCATCGAGGAGCACAACAACTACGCGGTCGACTTCATCGAGGCGACCCGCTGGATCAAGCAGAACCTGCCGTACGCGAAGGTGAGCGGCGGCGTGTCGAACGTGTCGTTCTCGTTCCGCGGCAACGACCCGGTGCGCGAGGCGATCCACACCGTGTTCCTGTACCACGCGATCCAGGCGGGGATGGACATGGGCATCGTGAACGCGGGCCAGCTCGGCGTGTACGCCGATCTCGACGCGGAACTGCGCGAGCGGGTCGAGGACGTGATCCTGAACCGCCGTGACGATTCCACCGACCGCCTGCTCGAAATCGCCGACAAGTTCAAGGCGGGCGGCGCGAAGAAGGAAGAGAACCTCGAGTGGCGCAATCAGCCGGTCGAGAAGCGGCTTTCGCATGCGCTCGTGCACGGCATCACGAACTTCATCGTCGAGGATACGGAAGAGGTGCGCGCGAAGATCGCCGCTGCCGGCGGCCGCCCGATCAACGTGATCGAAGGCCCGCTGATGGACGGGATGAACATCGTCGGCGACCTGTTCGGCCAGGGCAAGATGTTCCTGCCGCAGGTCGTGAAGTCGGCGCGCGTGATGAAGCAGGCCGTCGCGCACCTGATCCCGTTCATCGAGGAAGAAAAACGGCTGCTCGCCGAAGCGGGCGGCGACGTGCGCGCGAAGGGCAAGATCGTCATCGCGACCGTGAAGGGCGACGTGCATGACATCGGCAAGAACATCGTGTCGGTCGTGCTC from Burkholderia ambifaria AMMD includes:
- a CDS encoding patatin-like phospholipase family protein; its protein translation is MRLALVLMGGGARAAYQVGVLKALAEIAREADPQRHTVPFSVVCGSSAGAINATSIASHADDFSHGVRRLLEFWEPLRADYVYRTDWLGIAAAGARWLAAMSFGWAARRSPRGLLDNAPLAHLLQRELSFHRIEQMLESRLLHALSITALSYSSGRHLTFYQAAEPIQAWRRAQRTARLVDLSASHLLASSAIPFVFPAVPLVLDGQVEYFGDGSIRQVAPLSPAIHFGANRIVVIGAADPRPEIPAANGSGRVRGYPTLAQIGQQVLASVFLDSIGADIERIEHINRMIEHLPQQVEVDSGWRHVDVLAIAPSERIELIAAKHLKQMPATMRGLLGAIGGSQPAGASFASYLLFEEAFTRELIELGYRDGRAQRDTLAEWIAGADGCSAPPTGMPPDGGIATGEIRV
- a CDS encoding PhaM family polyhydroxyalkanoate granule multifunctional regulatory protein, with protein sequence MTNEASGSNPFAGFAGFKPADMLDRMWDMMRMSPFGGMASFPGAASGLPPSLSSMSDMMAPLTSVEELDKRITDLRAVEQWLKLNLGMLQSAIQALEVQRATLATLRAFGAFAQSSMSAAEEAAIAAAQAASAPRADAQQAPGAGAADAPPAGDAAQQAFDPAGWWNLLQAQFNQLASLAMTQPGVQGDQPDDASPAQPAPTTPAEPPAPAAAAAPRKPAAKRAKPSGSAAARAAAASSPETRPPKRST
- a CDS encoding enoyl-CoA hydratase/isomerase family protein: MADLAAYGGYEALKVTRREHGVLDIVMSGEGANRSGLATANERMHRELADIWRDVDRDPDTRVAVIRGEGKGFSAGGDLALVDAMANDFDVRARVWREARDLVYNVINCSKPIVSAMHGPAVGAGLVAGLLADISIAAKDARIIDGHTRLGVAAGDHAAIVWPLLCGMAKAKYYLLLCEPVSGEEAERIGLVSLAVESADLLPKAYEVAERLAHGSQSAIRWTKYALNNWLRSAGPTFDTSLALEFMGFSGPDVQEGIRSLRERRPPDFPGDAPF
- a CDS encoding fumarylacetoacetate hydrolase family protein; the encoded protein is MKLASLKDGTRDGQLIVVSRDLHTAAIADAIAPTLQRVLDDWAFYAPQLRDLSDALNHGRARNAFAFDPANCMAPLPRAFQWADGSAYVNHVELVRRARGAEMPPEFWTDPLMYQGGSDDFLGARDDIVCASEEWGIDFEAEVAVITGDVPMSASPDDALKAVRLVTLVNDVSLRNLIPAELAKGFGFFQSKPATAFAPVAVTLDELGDEWREGRVHRPMIVHWNGRKVGQPDAGTDMVFHFGQLIAHAAKTRNLRAGSIVGSGTVSNKDAKRGYCCIAEKRCLETIEHGAPQTEFMRYGDTVRIEMFDAAGKSIFGAIEQSVAPPDGAA
- a CDS encoding IclR family transcriptional regulator, whose translation is MPANPLPDDDLADSDTDDTGSGEHGEGGEKVRSGIQSIEVGFRLLEVLTSEPRAMMLRDLAQRAGMSPAKAHRYLVSFSRLGVVSQDPVSGRYELGGFALQMGLARLARVDGVKLARIALTELRDRVDQTVGIAVWGNQGPTIVHWMESSHPAKASLKLGDVMPLLGSATGLLFAAYLPRSKTAAMLERELADTRRSPHHGGPRTLEEVDAVLADVRAHQAARVEGMLLPTIHAFCMPVFDAVGELALAIVALGQEGTFDIAWGGEMDTALRACAQKLSYELGYSPDARDA
- a CDS encoding DUF3108 domain-containing protein, with translation MPPADTRPRHVLPRHWLRAGIAIVVVLVLHALAALWLTRNRESFTPPAPAEIPVQIELLKPQPIERQPAPKPVEPPAEHHAEPAPAKPAPAAPKLAPSPEPVLTSTQTAEHGEPPPAAASAASGTAGASGANAAPADGASSAATPGPATSGVKFVAPSSGDLQYDTFYNGMQNMIGTIHWRTDGHTYDLSVSMPVPFVGPFTYRSEGRIDAFGVAPDRYVEKRGKRPEDIAIFNREIRQVVFTRTPNNAPLPDGVQDRFSMLMQLSGLVRGNPSAYKPGVTQQFFVIDNNSGETWPITVIGDEDVQTQTGIVRARHFMRLPRRAGDTRRIDMWLAPSLDWLPARLVQSEPNGAQIELLWHGRLAPPDAPADGVTPRATNAPDSAPASTPATVAPAAEPAQPPQPAPPADVQPSAPTGSPPASTPPAP
- a CDS encoding BTH_I0359 family protein: MQMIYNSPNYCVVEFAPQAGHHLMNAGGYEIVDKNAQREIFIDGELAERFRAHVKQLIEDEPSLDEVDEFLGQFDSLMMMPVVLH
- a CDS encoding homocysteine S-methyltransferase family protein; amino-acid sequence: MSATPLAASVPLDARYTRGAELPALLKSRILILDGAMGTMIQRYKLDEAAYRGERFKDFPRDIKGNNELLSLTQPQIIREIHDQYFAAGADIVETNTFGATTVAQADYGMEDLVVEMNVESARLARESAVRYATPDKPRFVAGAIGPTPKTASISPDVNDPGARNVTFDELRSAYYQQAKALLDGGVDLFLVETIFDTLNAKAALFALDELFEDTGERLPIMISGTVTDASGRILSGQTVEAFWNSLRHAKPLTFGLNCALGAALMRPYIAELAKLCDTYVSCYPNAGLPNPMSDTGFDETPDVTSGLLKEFAQAGLVNLAGGCCGTTPEHIAEIAKALADVKPRRWPSHYSDAA